One Pleurocapsa sp. PCC 7327 DNA segment encodes these proteins:
- the rdgB gene encoding RdgB/HAM1 family non-canonical purine NTP pyrophosphatase: MRKLVVATGNPGKLREIREYLTGFDWELQLKPDDLDIEETGDTFIANACLKASQVARAVGEWAIADDSGLEVEALGGAPGIYSARYGKTDRERIERLLKELGDSENRRAQFVCAVAIARRDGSIAAFVEGICPGEILREPRGMGGFGYDPIFYVPQQQQTFAQMQPEVKRKFSHRGRAFEKLLPKLREIESEV; the protein is encoded by the coding sequence ATGAGAAAATTGGTCGTAGCCACTGGAAACCCCGGCAAACTGCGAGAAATACGAGAATATCTGACGGGCTTTGATTGGGAATTACAGTTAAAACCCGACGATCTCGATATAGAAGAAACAGGCGACACTTTTATTGCCAATGCTTGTCTCAAAGCCTCCCAGGTAGCCAGAGCAGTAGGAGAATGGGCGATCGCCGACGATTCTGGATTGGAAGTAGAAGCGCTTGGGGGAGCGCCGGGTATTTATTCGGCTCGTTATGGGAAGACAGACCGAGAACGAATCGAAAGACTCTTAAAAGAGCTAGGAGATAGCGAAAATCGACGCGCTCAATTCGTCTGTGCCGTCGCGATCGCACGTCGGGATGGTTCGATTGCCGCCTTCGTCGAAGGGATTTGCCCAGGAGAAATCCTCCGCGAGCCTCGCGGTATGGGGGGCTTCGGCTACGATCCCATCTTTTACGTGCCCCAACAACAACAAACTTTTGCCCAGATGCAACCAGAAGTCAAGCGAAAATTCAGCCATCGCGGTCGAGCTTTTGAAAAATTACTGCCTAAGTTGCGAGAAATAGAGAGTGAAGTATGA
- a CDS encoding RNA polymerase sigma factor SigF, translated as MYISVKDTTKDNLKLETLSLFREYKKTAKIELRDRILKLNFGLVRKEAHHWVNQCHESYEDLLQVGCIGLIRAIERFDLEKGCAFSSFAVPYIRGEIQHYLRDRGHCVRIPRRWQEVGQQAMAIRKDFQTRFNRQPTDSEIAQVLETSLQEWLEVKLAMRNREPISLDVSVGNDDDGETSLGDLVADPNYRSFQLAQEDQLRLQHALAQLEDKTRHILEFVFLRDLTQKEAAEQLGISVVTVSRRVKKGLETLKNAMGKEIF; from the coding sequence ATGTATATCTCGGTTAAAGATACCACTAAAGATAACCTCAAATTAGAGACTTTGAGCTTATTTAGAGAGTATAAAAAGACTGCTAAAATAGAACTTCGCGATCGAATTCTCAAACTAAACTTTGGATTGGTGAGAAAAGAAGCCCACCATTGGGTAAACCAATGTCATGAAAGTTATGAAGATTTACTTCAGGTTGGCTGCATAGGCTTAATTAGAGCCATTGAAAGATTTGACTTAGAAAAAGGCTGTGCTTTTAGCTCCTTTGCCGTTCCTTATATCCGAGGTGAGATTCAACATTATTTGCGCGATCGCGGGCATTGCGTTCGCATTCCCAGACGCTGGCAGGAAGTCGGACAGCAAGCGATGGCAATTCGCAAAGATTTCCAGACTCGTTTCAACCGTCAACCTACCGATTCAGAGATAGCACAGGTTTTGGAAACCTCTCTCCAAGAATGGCTGGAAGTCAAGCTAGCAATGCGAAATCGCGAACCTATTAGCTTGGATGTTTCCGTAGGCAACGATGACGACGGAGAAACCAGCTTGGGCGACTTAGTTGCCGATCCTAACTACCGCAGTTTCCAACTAGCACAAGAAGACCAACTTCGCCTACAACACGCTTTGGCACAGCTTGAAGACAAGACGCGACACATTCTGGAGTTTGTTTTTCTACGGGATTTAACCCAAAAAGAAGCTGCCGAACAGTTAGGCATCAGTGTTGTGACCGTATCGCGTCGCGTCAAGAAGGGATTAGAAACCCTGAAAAACGCAATGGGCAAAGAAATCTTTTAA
- a CDS encoding phosphoglucomutase/phosphomannomutase family protein, producing MPFTVNPIKFGTDGWRGVIAADFTFERVWMLAPLAAKVLADNYGTATGDRRIIVGYDRRFMAEDFAKAAAESIREAGFDVLLSQSYAPTPAFSWAAKTQNALGAIVLTASHNPAKYLGLKVKGAFGGSVSPEVTQQIEALLSQNVSHGRQMGSLTSFDPWSSYCDGLRAKVKIDAIKDAIASGKLKVFADVMHGAAASGLGRLLDCPIAEINGDRDPLFEGGAPEPLPRYIPKLFEAIKSDARQGGDCIRVGLVFDGDSDRVAAVDGQGNFLSSQVLIPILIEHLADRKGMTGEIVKTVSGSDLIPRLAKLYNLPVFETPIGYKYIADRMLSAQVLIGGEESGGIGYGTHIPERDALLSALYVLEAAIESGQDLSAIYVRLQEKTGFTSAYDRIDLPLASMEVRDKLLQRLESQPLKEVAGQAVVDCLTMDGYKFRLADGSWLLIRFSGTEPVLRLYCEAPTATQVRQTLNWAKNWATQFD from the coding sequence ATGCCTTTTACCGTCAACCCGATTAAATTTGGTACCGATGGCTGGCGAGGCGTTATCGCCGCCGATTTTACCTTCGAGCGGGTGTGGATGTTAGCCCCGCTAGCCGCTAAGGTTTTAGCCGATAACTATGGAACGGCAACGGGCGATCGCCGCATTATCGTGGGTTACGATCGCCGCTTCATGGCAGAAGATTTTGCCAAAGCAGCAGCCGAATCCATTCGAGAAGCGGGTTTCGATGTCTTGCTGTCCCAGTCTTACGCCCCGACACCCGCTTTCAGTTGGGCAGCCAAAACCCAAAATGCCTTGGGAGCGATCGTTCTGACTGCCAGCCACAATCCAGCGAAATATCTCGGATTGAAGGTAAAAGGAGCCTTTGGCGGTTCGGTATCTCCGGAAGTGACGCAGCAAATCGAAGCTTTGCTGTCCCAAAATGTCTCCCATGGGAGACAAATGGGGAGTTTAACCTCATTCGATCCCTGGTCGAGTTACTGCGACGGGTTGCGGGCTAAGGTCAAGATTGACGCAATCAAAGACGCGATCGCGTCTGGGAAACTCAAGGTCTTTGCTGATGTCATGCACGGTGCGGCAGCCTCTGGATTGGGTCGCTTGCTCGACTGTCCGATCGCGGAAATTAATGGCGATCGCGATCCTTTATTTGAAGGCGGCGCGCCAGAACCCTTACCGCGTTATATTCCTAAGTTATTTGAAGCGATTAAAAGCGATGCCCGTCAAGGGGGAGATTGCATTCGGGTTGGATTGGTTTTCGATGGCGATAGCGATCGCGTAGCGGCAGTAGACGGGCAAGGAAATTTTCTCAGTTCCCAAGTCTTGATTCCCATTCTGATCGAACACCTCGCCGATCGCAAAGGCATGACGGGAGAAATCGTTAAAACGGTCAGCGGTTCCGACCTGATTCCGCGTTTGGCAAAACTTTACAACCTGCCCGTCTTTGAAACGCCGATCGGTTATAAATACATCGCCGATCGCATGCTAAGCGCTCAAGTTCTCATCGGCGGGGAAGAGTCGGGGGGAATTGGCTATGGAACTCATATTCCCGAACGCGATGCCCTCCTATCGGCACTTTACGTTCTCGAAGCCGCGATCGAGTCGGGACAAGATTTAAGCGCTATCTACGTTCGACTGCAAGAAAAAACCGGATTTACCTCTGCCTACGATCGCATCGATCTGCCCCTAGCCAGTATGGAAGTACGAGACAAGTTACTCCAACGCCTAGAAAGCCAACCGCTCAAAGAAGTTGCCGGACAAGCGGTTGTCGATTGCCTGACGATGGACGGCTATAAATTCCGCCTCGCCGACGGCAGTTGGTTGCTGATTCGCTTTAGCGGCACCGAACCCGTTTTGCGTCTCTACTGCGAAGCGCCCACAGCGACGCAGGTTCGTCAAACCTTGAATTGGGCAAAAAATTGGGCAACTCAATTTGACTAA
- a CDS encoding P-II family nitrogen regulator: protein MKKIEAIIRPFKLDEVKIALVNAGIVGMTVSEVRGFGRQKGQTERYRGSEYTVEFLQKLKIEIVVEDNQVDLVVDKLISAARTGEIGDGKIFVSPVEQIIRIRTGEKDLEAI, encoded by the coding sequence TTGAAAAAAATAGAAGCTATTATCCGACCCTTTAAATTAGATGAAGTCAAGATTGCCCTGGTCAATGCTGGCATCGTGGGCATGACAGTGTCTGAAGTTCGGGGATTCGGTCGCCAGAAAGGTCAAACAGAACGCTATCGCGGTTCGGAGTATACCGTTGAGTTTCTCCAGAAACTAAAGATAGAAATTGTTGTCGAAGATAACCAAGTCGATTTGGTCGTCGATAAACTGATCTCGGCTGCACGAACCGGAGAAATCGGCGATGGCAAAATATTTGTCTCTCCCGTCGAGCAAATTATCCGCATTCGCACTGGCGAAAAAGACTTGGAAGCCATTTAG
- a CDS encoding thioesterase family protein: MRFTYYRTIRLSDTDAAGVIYFAQLLSICHEAYEASLETVSIDLRTFFDNSSTVIPIVHGSVDFLRPIFCGDRLAIHLFSRQLQENEFEIDYLIHSRSCRAECLAKAKTKHVCIDPIARRRIPLPESMVRWLALEPPLPGDR; this comes from the coding sequence ATGCGCTTTACTTATTATCGAACAATTCGTTTATCGGATACCGATGCCGCTGGGGTTATTTATTTTGCCCAGTTGCTATCAATTTGCCACGAAGCCTATGAAGCTTCTCTAGAGACAGTTAGTATCGATCTTAGGACATTTTTTGACAATTCTTCGACGGTCATTCCCATCGTTCATGGCTCGGTAGATTTTTTGCGTCCGATTTTTTGCGGGGATCGATTGGCGATACATTTGTTCTCCCGGCAGTTGCAAGAGAACGAGTTTGAGATTGACTATCTGATTCACAGTCGCTCCTGTCGGGCAGAATGTTTGGCAAAGGCAAAAACCAAACACGTCTGTATCGATCCCATCGCGCGACGCAGAATCCCCCTCCCCGAATCTATGGTTCGATGGCTAGCACTAGAGCCACCTTTGCCCGGAGATCGATAA
- a CDS encoding photosystem II manganese-stabilizing polypeptide encodes MRYRALIVAFLALCLGILTACSEGPATAADREQLTYDEILGTGLANKCPQISEFTRGTIPIEPNKSYRVSDLCLEPQEYFVKEEPKTKRQEAEFIPGKLLTRATTTLEQITGTITVDENGVLTLKEEDGIDFQPITVQVPGGEQFPFFFTIKSLEGRTEPGFTSINSSVDFEGQFKVPSYRGAGFLDPKGRGVYTGYDTAVALPASGDEAEYSRANVKETTAGVGKISLQVTKVDGETGEIAGVFESVQPSDTDLGARDAVDVKVRGIFYARVTPEA; translated from the coding sequence ATGAGATATCGCGCCTTAATCGTTGCCTTTTTGGCATTATGTTTGGGAATACTGACAGCTTGCAGCGAAGGACCAGCCACCGCAGCCGACCGCGAACAATTGACTTACGATGAAATTCTAGGAACCGGGCTTGCCAATAAATGTCCGCAAATTTCAGAATTTACGCGCGGCACGATTCCCATCGAACCTAACAAGAGTTATCGCGTTTCCGATTTGTGCTTAGAACCCCAAGAATATTTTGTCAAAGAAGAACCCAAAACTAAGCGGCAAGAAGCCGAATTCATTCCGGGCAAACTCTTGACGCGAGCAACCACTACCCTAGAGCAAATTACCGGAACGATTACCGTAGATGAGAATGGGGTGTTGACCTTGAAAGAAGAAGACGGTATTGACTTTCAGCCTATTACCGTTCAGGTTCCGGGCGGCGAGCAATTTCCTTTCTTTTTTACCATTAAAAGTTTAGAAGGTCGAACGGAACCCGGCTTTACTTCCATTAACAGTTCGGTAGACTTTGAAGGACAATTCAAAGTTCCCTCCTACCGGGGTGCAGGATTCCTCGATCCCAAAGGTCGCGGTGTCTATACGGGTTACGATACTGCTGTTGCTCTTCCAGCTAGTGGGGATGAAGCCGAATACAGCCGCGCTAACGTTAAGGAAACTACTGCTGGTGTAGGGAAGATTTCTTTGCAAGTCACCAAGGTTGATGGAGAAACTGGCGAAATTGCCGGAGTTTTTGAAAGCGTACAGCCATCAGATACCGATCTAGGCGCTAGAGATGCTGTAGATGTCAAAGTTCGCGGAATTTTCTACGCTCGCGTCACACCAGAAGCTTAG
- a CDS encoding pentapeptide repeat-containing protein, with the protein MQKLNAKELLAQYIEGQRDFTELDLSQADLFEANLQEIDLSRSNLQRTYLPYANLTNANLQEVEFQSAQLSNAQLCQANLTKANLQRAKLSRANLRYANLREANLSEADLQRADLSFADLSYANLSHADLRRANLEKANLYQAQLGGANLFGAQNVDLDRAQLDASTINPNGYRQLSGEE; encoded by the coding sequence ATGCAAAAGCTAAATGCAAAAGAATTATTAGCCCAATATATTGAAGGTCAACGGGACTTTACCGAGCTAGATCTAAGTCAAGCAGATTTATTTGAAGCGAATTTACAGGAAATCGATCTCTCTCGCAGCAATCTTCAGAGAACTTATCTGCCCTACGCCAACTTGACCAATGCGAATCTACAAGAAGTCGAATTTCAGAGTGCTCAATTGAGCAACGCGCAACTGTGTCAAGCGAATCTAACTAAAGCAAATCTACAAAGAGCTAAGCTCTCTAGAGCCAATCTTCGCTATGCTAATTTGCGAGAAGCAAACCTGAGCGAAGCGGATTTACAGAGAGCCGATCTATCGTTTGCCGATCTCAGCTACGCTAACTTAAGTCACGCAGATTTGCGCCGAGCTAATTTAGAGAAAGCCAATCTCTACCAAGCTCAACTTGGGGGAGCCAATCTATTTGGCGCGCAGAACGTAGATTTGGATCGTGCCCAACTGGATGCTAGCACGATTAATCCGAACGGCTACCGACAGTTAAGTGGTGAAGAGTAA